A genomic region of Pseudoalteromonas piscicida contains the following coding sequences:
- the ccmA gene encoding cytochrome c biogenesis heme-transporting ATPase CcmA, translated as MLEIDAVTCTKQDRCLFDSLSFTLHAGQIMQIEGPNGAGKTSLLRIIAGFARADEGQIRYNSTDIRDDYDSFAADLLFIGHKTGVNQQLSAYENVQHWLMVHGAQAEEEEVYTLLAKLGLIGLEDVPVRTLSAGQQRRVALVRLWLNQAKLWVLDEPFTALDKKGVAMLQTQFQSHLDKGGAILLTTHQDLTAHFAQLQTLALEYRL; from the coding sequence TTGCTAGAGATAGACGCCGTCACTTGTACCAAACAAGATAGATGCTTGTTTGACTCATTAAGTTTCACTCTCCATGCGGGGCAGATCATGCAAATTGAAGGCCCAAATGGTGCCGGAAAAACCTCTTTGTTGAGGATCATTGCTGGGTTCGCCAGAGCGGACGAAGGGCAGATCCGCTACAACAGCACTGACATCCGCGATGATTATGATTCATTCGCTGCCGATTTATTATTTATTGGTCATAAGACAGGTGTCAATCAACAACTTAGTGCCTACGAAAATGTCCAACATTGGCTTATGGTCCATGGCGCTCAGGCCGAAGAAGAAGAAGTCTATACACTGCTTGCTAAGCTCGGCTTAATTGGACTTGAAGATGTACCTGTGCGGACATTGTCGGCAGGCCAACAGCGCCGTGTTGCGTTAGTACGTTTGTGGCTAAATCAAGCCAAACTTTGGGTGCTAGATGAACCATTTACTGCGCTGGATAAAAAAGGGGTCGCCATGTTGCAAACCCAATTTCAGTCTCATCTCGACAAGGGGGGCGCCATTTTATTGACGACCCACCAAGATCTCACCGCACATTTTGCACAGTTACAAACCTTGGCGTTGGAGTACCGTTTGTAA
- the ccmB gene encoding heme exporter protein CcmB: MQTQHSYWLAFKSVYAKDVTLAFRQRAEIVNPLLFFLIVITLFPLAIGPEPALLTRMAPGIIWVAALLSTMLGLDKLFRDDYNDGSLEQLIASPYPLSLSVLAKVAAHWTVSGLPMVVLAPLFALLMNLESQSLNATVLTLLIGTPLLSFIGAIGAGLTVALQKGGILMSLLVLPLYIPVLIFATSAIDTSSMSLAYGGQLAILGAMLAVAIVTAPIAISSALRVSVS; the protein is encoded by the coding sequence ATGCAGACTCAACATTCTTATTGGTTAGCTTTTAAATCGGTTTACGCCAAAGATGTGACCTTGGCCTTTAGACAACGCGCTGAGATAGTCAACCCGCTGTTGTTTTTCTTAATCGTGATCACCCTATTTCCGTTAGCAATTGGGCCCGAACCTGCGCTGCTTACCAGAATGGCACCGGGTATTATTTGGGTAGCGGCGCTTTTATCGACTATGTTAGGTCTAGATAAATTATTTAGGGACGATTACAACGACGGCTCATTAGAGCAATTGATTGCTTCACCTTATCCTTTATCGCTATCAGTATTAGCAAAAGTAGCTGCGCATTGGACAGTCAGTGGTTTGCCAATGGTGGTGCTTGCGCCCTTGTTCGCGCTGTTAATGAATCTCGAGTCGCAGTCTCTCAATGCGACTGTATTGACCTTACTGATAGGTACACCGTTATTAAGTTTTATTGGGGCCATTGGCGCAGGACTCACCGTTGCATTGCAAAAGGGTGGCATTTTAATGAGTTTACTTGTCCTACCGCTTTATATCCCCGTATTGATTTTTGCAACGTCTGCCATAGATACCAGTAGCATGTCTTTAGCGTATGGTGGTCAGCTTGCAATCCTTGGTGCGATGCTTGCCGTCGCAATTGTTACCGCACCAATTGCCATATCGTCAGCTTTAAGAGTGAGTGTAAGTTAA
- a CDS encoding heme ABC transporter permease encodes MWKWLHPYAKAERAYQLCNTLLPYFAVIAVVGLIVGWVWGLAYAPADYQQKDSYRIIFIHVPSAIWSMGAYSSMAIAAIVALVWQIRNAELAVIAIAPIGAAMTAIALITGAAWGKPMWGAWWVWDARLTSELILLFLYFGVLSLYHAFEDKKSGGRAACILAIVGVVNLPIIHFSVEWWNTLHQGSTITKFDTSAIDPSMLWPLLINIVAFAGVLGVVTLIRLKNEILRSEQHRPWVRELVNRG; translated from the coding sequence ATGTGGAAGTGGTTACATCCTTATGCCAAAGCGGAGCGTGCTTACCAACTGTGTAACACCTTGCTTCCTTACTTTGCCGTGATTGCGGTAGTGGGCTTAATTGTTGGATGGGTTTGGGGGTTAGCCTATGCGCCAGCCGACTACCAACAAAAAGACAGCTATCGTATTATCTTTATTCATGTGCCGTCGGCTATCTGGTCAATGGGCGCATACTCGTCTATGGCTATTGCGGCTATTGTTGCCTTGGTATGGCAAATTCGTAATGCTGAATTGGCGGTTATAGCCATTGCTCCTATTGGTGCGGCAATGACCGCGATTGCGTTAATCACTGGTGCTGCTTGGGGTAAACCTATGTGGGGTGCTTGGTGGGTCTGGGATGCAAGATTGACGTCAGAGCTTATCCTATTGTTTTTGTATTTTGGTGTTTTGTCTCTATATCACGCCTTTGAAGATAAAAAATCAGGTGGTAGAGCTGCCTGTATTCTTGCCATTGTCGGGGTCGTTAATCTGCCTATTATTCATTTCTCGGTAGAGTGGTGGAACACGTTGCATCAGGGGTCAACTATCACCAAATTTGATACTTCAGCGATTGATCCTTCTATGTTGTGGCCTTTGTTGATCAACATAGTGGCGTTTGCTGGTGTGCTTGGCGTGGTTACGCTAATTCGTTTGAAAAATGAAATTTTACGAAGTGAGCAACACCGTCCTTGGGTCCGCGAATTAGTGAATAGGGGTTAA
- the ccmD gene encoding heme exporter protein CcmD: MQFESFSEFLAMGGYGFYVWLSFGSCALILTGILVGSILDGKALKQAVKAQMAREARIKKAKEESQA; the protein is encoded by the coding sequence ATGCAGTTTGAATCCTTCAGTGAATTTTTAGCCATGGGTGGTTATGGCTTTTATGTTTGGCTCTCATTTGGCTCATGTGCATTAATACTGACTGGTATTTTAGTCGGCTCTATCTTGGATGGTAAGGCGCTAAAGCAAGCAGTTAAAGCGCAAATGGCAAGAGAAGCACGCATTAAAAAAGCAAAAGAGGAGTCGCAAGCATGA
- the ccmE gene encoding cytochrome c maturation protein CcmE, whose product MNPRRKKRLFTVVAVIFGIGAAVGLTLYALQENINLFYTPSELVEGKGELKEIPQIGQKLRIGGMVVPGSVVRDETSLDVSFKLIDTGPMVTIRYKGILPDLFREGQGIVAQGTLVESNVVEAFEVLAKHDEEYMPSEVAEAVKGIKHEKPKYNLNSEN is encoded by the coding sequence ATGAATCCTAGACGCAAAAAGAGATTATTCACCGTTGTTGCCGTTATCTTTGGTATTGGCGCAGCGGTCGGGCTTACGCTTTACGCACTACAAGAAAATATTAATTTGTTTTACACGCCGAGCGAGCTTGTTGAAGGTAAAGGTGAGTTAAAAGAAATACCGCAAATTGGCCAGAAACTGCGCATTGGCGGTATGGTTGTGCCGGGCTCAGTGGTGCGTGATGAAACGTCCTTAGATGTGTCATTTAAACTTATCGACACCGGTCCAATGGTTACTATTCGTTATAAAGGCATTCTTCCTGATCTATTCCGTGAAGGCCAAGGTATCGTAGCACAAGGGACATTAGTTGAGTCTAATGTAGTTGAAGCGTTTGAAGTACTTGCCAAGCATGATGAAGAGTATATGCCATCAGAAGTGGCGGAAGCCGTGAAAGGCATTAAGCACGAAAAGCCAAAATATAATTTAAACAGCGAGAACTAA
- a CDS encoding heme lyase CcmF/NrfE family subunit: MVPEIGYFALVLAMALSLLLCIFPLWGAYTGNLRLMKAAPSLAVGQCILVVFSFVVLIYITLMDDFTVAYVAHHSSSTLPWYYKITSTWGGHEGAILLWLVMQSMWTMLVAVMLKSLPWVLRARVLGVLGFLGVGFMLYTLWMSSPFERLLPYFPVEGRDLNPLLQDPGMIIHPPLLYMGYVGLSVSFSFAIAALLTGKLDNTWAKWSRPWTMAAWGFLTLGITIGSWWAYSELGWGGWWFWDPVENASLMPWLVATALLHSLAVTEKRGVFKSWTVLLAITAFSLCLLGTFIVRSGIIVSVHAFATDPDRGLYILSFLAVVVGGSLALYALRVAQVYSEGRYQFISREVALWINNIFLVVATLIVLLGTLLPMIHKELGLGSISIGVPFFNQMFAILIVPFAILLGLAPMLRWKQNKMPPLVKKWAALIAVSLVLTATWLYSSYEVVAPLTFVATALAVWISVATAADLFNKVTVHPSVAIGFKKLGLSYWAMVLGHVGIAFVIASVTLTSAYSVERSVSMKPGETAMLNEYEYRFDGVKEIRGPNYGGHAGVVTVFKNGKKVTELHAEKRRYDVGMQFMTEAAIDDGFFRDLYLALGEPLSAGAWSLRIYHKPYVRWMWLGGLLISFAGFIVLADKRYRSRVKKSSQVEA; the protein is encoded by the coding sequence ATGGTCCCAGAAATAGGTTACTTCGCTTTAGTTCTGGCGATGGCATTGAGCTTATTACTGTGTATTTTCCCATTGTGGGGTGCTTATACGGGTAATTTGAGGCTGATGAAAGCCGCTCCTTCACTGGCCGTTGGTCAGTGTATTCTTGTGGTGTTCTCATTTGTGGTACTGATCTACATCACATTAATGGATGACTTTACGGTTGCGTATGTGGCACATCATTCGAGCAGTACTTTGCCTTGGTATTATAAAATCACCTCAACGTGGGGTGGACATGAAGGCGCAATTTTACTGTGGTTAGTGATGCAATCCATGTGGACCATGCTGGTTGCAGTGATGTTAAAGTCGCTACCGTGGGTATTGCGAGCGCGTGTGTTAGGCGTACTTGGCTTTTTAGGTGTGGGCTTTATGCTCTATACCCTGTGGATGTCGAGTCCGTTTGAGCGTTTGCTTCCTTACTTCCCTGTTGAAGGGCGTGATTTAAATCCATTATTGCAAGACCCTGGAATGATCATTCACCCGCCACTCCTTTATATGGGTTATGTTGGCTTATCTGTGTCTTTCTCTTTTGCAATTGCTGCGCTTTTAACCGGTAAACTTGATAACACTTGGGCTAAATGGTCACGTCCTTGGACAATGGCCGCATGGGGCTTTCTTACTCTAGGCATTACTATTGGTAGTTGGTGGGCGTACTCAGAGCTAGGCTGGGGCGGTTGGTGGTTCTGGGATCCGGTGGAAAACGCTTCACTGATGCCTTGGCTTGTTGCAACCGCTTTATTGCATTCACTCGCAGTAACAGAAAAGCGTGGTGTGTTTAAGTCTTGGACAGTACTACTTGCTATCACCGCGTTTAGTTTATGTTTACTGGGTACCTTTATCGTTCGTTCTGGGATCATCGTTTCGGTGCATGCGTTTGCAACCGATCCAGACCGTGGTTTATATATCCTGTCATTCTTGGCTGTGGTTGTGGGTGGTAGCTTAGCGCTTTACGCACTGCGCGTAGCTCAAGTATATAGCGAAGGGCGTTATCAATTCATTTCGCGTGAAGTAGCGCTGTGGATCAACAATATCTTCTTAGTGGTTGCGACCTTGATTGTATTATTGGGTACGCTATTGCCTATGATCCATAAAGAGTTGGGCTTAGGCTCTATTTCTATTGGCGTACCTTTCTTTAACCAAATGTTTGCGATATTAATCGTGCCGTTCGCGATTTTGCTGGGTTTAGCACCTATGCTGCGCTGGAAACAAAATAAAATGCCGCCACTAGTGAAAAAATGGGCTGCATTGATTGCGGTGAGTTTAGTGCTCACGGCGACGTGGTTATACTCGAGCTACGAAGTGGTGGCGCCACTTACGTTTGTTGCGACCGCTTTAGCTGTGTGGATAAGTGTGGCTACTGCTGCTGACTTATTTAATAAAGTGACTGTTCACCCAAGTGTTGCGATCGGCTTTAAAAAGCTAGGATTGAGCTATTGGGCAATGGTACTCGGGCACGTTGGTATTGCCTTTGTTATCGCGTCGGTGACGTTAACTTCAGCATACTCAGTTGAGCGCTCCGTGAGCATGAAACCGGGTGAAACAGCGATGCTAAACGAGTACGAATATCGCTTTGATGGGGTAAAAGAAATTCGAGGCCCGAACTACGGTGGCCATGCAGGCGTAGTGACGGTATTCAAAAATGGTAAAAAAGTCACCGAGCTGCATGCAGAAAAACGCCGCTATGATGTAGGGATGCAGTTTATGACCGAAGCCGCTATTGATGATGGCTTCTTCCGCGATTTATATCTAGCACTCGGCGAGCCGCTTTCTGCAGGCGCGTGGTCGCTTAGGATCTATCACAAACCATACGTACGCTGGATGTGGTTAGGTGGGCTACTTATCTCTTTTGCCGGCTTCATTGTGCTTGCGGATAAACGCTACCGCAGCCGCGTGAAAAAATCATCCCAAGTGGAGGCTTAA
- a CDS encoding redoxin family protein — MNRKLLGLVPFLIFIFLCVFLYQGLFGNPREIQTGRLGHTMPEFSLPDLMDSDKTWTADSLKGEVYLMNVWGTWCPTCIAELGYLTELRERGVKIIGLYYEQAYDPDFGDQFDINALRQDVNNMLSRAGNPYQFNILDLERTLALDLGVSGAPETFLVDKQGKIVLHHTGDINERVWRTKFAAIYQELTQ, encoded by the coding sequence ATGAACCGCAAGTTATTAGGTTTAGTGCCTTTTTTGATATTTATTTTCCTGTGTGTGTTTTTGTACCAAGGACTTTTTGGTAATCCTAGAGAGATCCAGACCGGCCGTTTAGGACACACTATGCCTGAGTTTTCATTACCGGACCTAATGGATAGTGATAAAACCTGGACCGCCGACTCGCTTAAGGGTGAAGTCTACTTGATGAACGTATGGGGCACTTGGTGCCCAACGTGTATCGCTGAGCTGGGTTATTTAACTGAGCTTAGAGAGCGTGGTGTGAAAATAATAGGTCTGTATTACGAGCAGGCTTATGACCCTGATTTTGGCGACCAGTTTGATATCAATGCTCTAAGACAAGATGTCAATAACATGTTGAGCCGTGCAGGTAACCCATACCAATTTAACATTCTTGATTTGGAGCGTACATTAGCACTGGATCTAGGTGTTTCAGGCGCGCCAGAGACTTTTTTGGTAGATAAGCAAGGTAAGATTGTGTTGCATCATACTGGCGACATCAATGAACGCGTGTGGCGTACTAAATTTGCAGCAATCTATCAGGAGCTAACGCAATGA
- a CDS encoding cytochrome c-type biogenesis protein: MKYVIVLLLMMIAAAAQATEDKYNFATAEREQTFRELTHELRCPKCQNQNIADSDAVVAKDLRDKVIALVNEGQSKQEVIDYMIDRYGYFVHYQPPVTPATIVLWVLPVAIIILGFGFIVFRQKRAAKKQDWNAADEQKLTELINQYQRQEREQ; encoded by the coding sequence ATGAAATATGTAATTGTTTTGCTTTTAATGATGATTGCCGCAGCGGCGCAAGCAACGGAAGACAAATATAACTTTGCTACAGCTGAACGTGAGCAAACTTTCCGAGAGCTGACTCATGAGCTACGCTGCCCGAAATGCCAGAACCAAAACATTGCCGATTCAGATGCTGTCGTAGCCAAAGATCTACGTGACAAAGTTATCGCTTTGGTTAATGAAGGTCAGTCTAAGCAAGAGGTCATTGATTATATGATCGACCGCTATGGCTATTTCGTTCATTATCAACCACCGGTTACGCCTGCAACGATTGTACTTTGGGTACTGCCAGTGGCAATCATTATTTTAGGCTTCGGCTTTATCGTATTTCGTCAAAAGCGCGCTGCGAAAAAGCAAGATTGGAATGCGGCGGACGAACAAAAGCTGACAGAGCTCATTAATCAATATCAACGTCAGGAGCGTGAGCAGTGA
- the ccmI gene encoding c-type cytochrome biogenesis protein CcmI produces the protein MWFLFLLLGVFAGLFVVFPFIKKERRITVDHDANAERIDIFHQRLEELKEELANQRIEKDSYNESVVELKRRLLNELSPEQSLTSRGDNRVLALTGIAFMVLVTGVFYYYTGSHRQIASWHEAVEKLPEYGERAVMQSGEPLNANELQAFALGLRTKLATAGDDAVAWMLLGRVAMSLNDFEMAMQAFDKALVMQPNNNNVLVNYSQALLIEGSEPSMNRAARMLSKVLKNDPTNIDAISLLALIAYERQDWKESKAAFEVLLSQLTKDDPRYEMIAGRIAEIEQKLGQQKDEPVAVKTGIVATVTISAELRNNIPKDSTLFVFAKAAEGPAMPLAVAKITNFNLPMTVNLDDSMAMMPELTLSKFSQVTVTARISNDGSVMPSDGELEGVSSVIELQQGENQLNVEISRVLTNTGK, from the coding sequence ATGTGGTTTTTGTTTCTTCTGCTAGGCGTATTTGCCGGTCTCTTTGTGGTTTTTCCGTTTATTAAAAAAGAAAGACGCATCACGGTTGATCATGATGCGAATGCCGAGCGTATCGATATTTTCCATCAGCGTTTGGAAGAGTTAAAAGAAGAGCTTGCTAATCAACGTATCGAAAAAGACAGTTATAATGAATCTGTGGTTGAACTCAAGCGTCGCTTATTGAATGAGTTATCGCCTGAACAATCATTGACGAGTCGTGGTGACAACCGTGTGTTGGCGCTGACGGGTATTGCATTTATGGTGCTGGTCACTGGTGTCTTTTATTACTACACGGGTAGCCACAGGCAAATAGCGAGCTGGCATGAAGCCGTTGAAAAGTTACCTGAGTATGGTGAGCGTGCAGTAATGCAATCTGGAGAGCCGCTTAATGCCAACGAGCTACAAGCATTTGCGCTGGGGCTAAGAACTAAACTAGCAACAGCTGGCGATGATGCAGTTGCATGGATGTTACTTGGTCGTGTTGCAATGTCACTCAATGACTTTGAGATGGCGATGCAGGCATTTGATAAAGCACTCGTGATGCAACCTAATAACAATAATGTCCTCGTGAATTATAGCCAAGCATTATTGATAGAGGGCTCAGAGCCAAGTATGAATCGCGCGGCCAGAATGTTGTCAAAAGTGCTCAAGAATGATCCAACGAATATTGATGCGATAAGCTTGCTGGCGTTAATTGCCTATGAACGTCAAGATTGGAAAGAGTCAAAAGCCGCCTTTGAAGTCTTGTTGTCACAATTAACCAAAGATGATCCGCGTTATGAGATGATTGCAGGGCGCATTGCTGAAATCGAACAAAAGTTGGGTCAACAGAAAGACGAACCAGTGGCTGTAAAAACTGGTATTGTCGCTACTGTAACCATTTCAGCTGAGTTACGGAATAACATTCCAAAGGACAGCACCTTGTTCGTTTTTGCAAAAGCAGCTGAAGGTCCTGCCATGCCATTGGCGGTGGCCAAAATTACAAACTTTAACTTGCCAATGACGGTAAACCTAGATGATAGTATGGCAATGATGCCTGAATTAACCTTGTCGAAATTTTCTCAAGTTACGGTCACCGCACGTATTTCTAATGATGGTTCAGTAATGCCTTCAGATGGAGAACTTGAGGGTGTTTCAAGCGTAATTGAACTTCAACAAGGCGAAAATCAGCTCAATGTCGAGATTAGTCGTGTCTTAACAAATACAGGGAAATAA
- a CDS encoding MlaA family lipoprotein yields MLKAVLTGLLALTIVGCAQVPEEKKDPRDPFQSLNRPLYDFNMDVLDAYILRPVAKGYVAVTPAPVRSSVVNFTTNIAAPTDAVNAALQGKPDHMAINVARFLVNSTVGIFGLFDVAKTLGLELKDEDFGQTLGVWGVGDGAYIMIPGMGPTTARNLTGDVVDNFVLPEIALTTPQTVLVFALRAVEARAALMSQEKLLNESLDPYTFLKDVYYQRQLYELFDGNPPIEEEPDDFDENFLENL; encoded by the coding sequence ATGCTTAAAGCCGTGCTCACAGGCTTACTTGCGTTGACCATTGTCGGTTGTGCGCAAGTACCCGAAGAGAAAAAGGATCCACGAGATCCATTTCAATCACTTAACCGCCCACTCTATGACTTTAACATGGATGTGTTGGATGCCTATATTTTGCGTCCTGTTGCTAAAGGGTATGTTGCGGTGACTCCCGCTCCTGTACGCAGTAGTGTTGTCAATTTCACCACCAACATCGCCGCACCGACCGATGCAGTAAACGCGGCCCTACAGGGTAAGCCTGATCATATGGCAATCAATGTTGCTCGCTTTTTAGTTAATTCTACGGTCGGTATTTTTGGCTTGTTTGATGTTGCGAAAACACTTGGCCTTGAGCTTAAAGACGAAGATTTTGGCCAAACTTTGGGGGTTTGGGGTGTTGGCGATGGTGCGTATATTATGATCCCAGGTATGGGACCGACGACCGCGAGAAACTTAACGGGTGATGTAGTCGATAACTTTGTCTTACCAGAAATTGCACTCACTACGCCACAAACAGTATTAGTGTTTGCGCTGCGCGCGGTTGAAGCAAGGGCGGCTTTGATGTCACAAGAAAAGCTGCTAAATGAGTCGCTTGATCCATACACTTTCTTAAAGGATGTCTATTATCAACGTCAATTGTACGAGCTATTCGATGGCAATCCGCCAATAGAAGAAGAGCCGGATGATTTTGACGAGAACTTTTTAGAGAACCTGTAA
- a CDS encoding TonB-dependent copper receptor produces MKRTLLSLAIVSLSPITHADEIEKIVVIAPMQTPITLTTDTKAVRQPLPAQDGADLLSSIAGFSLIKKGGASADPVFRGMAGSRIAIIANNGQTLGGCGSRMDPPTAYITPQSYDTLKVIKGPQTVLYGPGNSAATVVFERENERLAKSEVIGFTNAVLSSQGRHSVNSDIKAGNERGYARIAANYSDADDYEDGNGTKVHSAYERWNIDTEFAYTPSDDAFYSITYGVSDGEVAYADRMMDGSLFDRENIGLNIKLSSLSSLIEELSFNAYYNYVDHIMDNHSLRPFVANMMMKTPTSSNPDRKTYGAKLTLTSEVNAQHTLIYGVDYQVNEHRNRVSRDQFNNPVETMPRQMDAEFRQLGIFAEFEYQLTCSSQWVSGLRIDDWQSEDHRTMISAMMSMKPNPTALQTRDDTLFSGFSRYQAQSENSSYFVGFGVTERFPDYWEVVGGSRGSETSISAFNVDTEKTVQLDAGLVKQFKDINVNFSVFYNQIDDYLLIDNLFEKMNITSKVTRNVDAETLGFEGEVMWQASKALQLTSSINYVKGNNLTDNLALAQQPPLQLRIASNYQLSDKWQLGGSVRLVQHQHRVAIGQGNIAGQDVTATAGFGTLSLNTNYQYSDALQLSAGVDNVLDKTYAEHLSRSGAAVSGFDQIDRVNEPGRTLWANLNWRF; encoded by the coding sequence ATGAAACGCACCCTACTCTCTCTTGCTATTGTTTCCTTATCTCCCATCACCCATGCTGATGAAATTGAAAAAATTGTTGTTATTGCACCGATGCAAACACCAATTACGCTAACAACGGATACCAAAGCAGTACGCCAACCACTACCAGCACAAGATGGCGCGGATTTACTCTCTTCAATTGCGGGGTTCTCACTAATTAAAAAAGGCGGCGCAAGCGCTGACCCTGTGTTTCGTGGCATGGCAGGCTCTAGAATTGCCATTATCGCCAATAATGGTCAAACGCTTGGTGGTTGCGGTAGCCGCATGGACCCGCCTACGGCATATATTACGCCACAATCCTACGACACCTTAAAAGTCATCAAAGGCCCACAAACTGTGTTGTATGGTCCAGGCAACAGTGCTGCGACTGTGGTGTTTGAACGTGAAAATGAACGCCTAGCTAAATCTGAAGTGATTGGCTTTACCAATGCGGTGCTTTCGAGCCAAGGCCGCCACAGTGTTAACAGTGATATCAAGGCTGGTAATGAACGCGGATACGCTCGGATAGCAGCAAATTACAGTGATGCAGATGATTATGAAGATGGTAATGGCACCAAAGTTCACTCAGCGTATGAACGCTGGAATATAGACACAGAGTTTGCCTATACCCCAAGCGATGACGCTTTTTACTCTATCACTTACGGGGTAAGCGATGGTGAAGTTGCCTATGCCGACCGAATGATGGATGGCAGCCTCTTCGATCGAGAAAATATTGGCCTGAATATCAAATTATCTTCCCTTTCATCACTGATTGAAGAGTTATCATTCAACGCATACTATAACTACGTTGACCACATCATGGACAATCATAGCTTACGCCCTTTTGTTGCAAATATGATGATGAAAACCCCAACCTCCTCCAACCCTGACCGTAAAACTTATGGCGCAAAGCTTACGTTGACTTCAGAAGTCAATGCCCAACATACTTTAATTTACGGTGTCGATTACCAAGTAAATGAGCACCGCAATCGAGTCAGCCGAGATCAATTCAACAATCCGGTAGAAACGATGCCACGCCAAATGGATGCTGAATTTAGACAACTCGGTATATTTGCCGAGTTCGAATATCAATTGACTTGCTCCAGCCAATGGGTTAGCGGATTGCGCATTGATGATTGGCAAAGTGAAGATCATCGCACCATGATAAGCGCAATGATGTCGATGAAACCAAACCCAACCGCCCTACAAACAAGAGACGATACGTTATTCAGCGGATTTAGCCGCTATCAAGCACAATCTGAAAACAGTAGCTATTTTGTCGGTTTCGGCGTTACAGAGCGTTTTCCCGATTACTGGGAAGTAGTCGGTGGTAGCCGAGGAAGTGAAACGTCTATTTCTGCCTTTAATGTCGATACTGAAAAAACCGTGCAATTAGATGCTGGATTGGTAAAGCAGTTCAAAGACATTAACGTCAATTTCTCGGTGTTCTATAACCAAATTGACGACTATTTATTAATCGACAATCTGTTTGAAAAGATGAATATAACATCAAAAGTGACCAGAAATGTTGATGCAGAAACCTTAGGTTTTGAGGGTGAAGTAATGTGGCAAGCGAGCAAAGCGCTACAACTCACCAGTAGTATCAACTACGTAAAGGGTAATAACCTTACCGACAATCTCGCATTAGCTCAGCAACCACCTTTGCAACTGCGTATTGCAAGCAATTACCAATTAAGCGATAAGTGGCAACTAGGCGGATCGGTAAGATTAGTACAACACCAGCACAGAGTGGCGATTGGACAGGGGAATATTGCAGGGCAGGACGTCACTGCGACGGCAGGCTTTGGCACGCTTTCACTTAATACCAATTATCAATATAGCGATGCATTACAGCTCAGTGCTGGTGTAGATAATGTACTCGATAAAACCTATGCCGAACATTTAAGTCGCTCCGGTGCCGCGGTAAGTGGCTTTGACCAAATTGATCGAGTCAATGAGCCGGGACGGACGCTCTGGGCAAATCTTAACTGGCGCTTTTAA